A genome region from Rubrobacter aplysinae includes the following:
- a CDS encoding sigma-70 family RNA polymerase sigma factor, translated as MAPRFTVAASRAKRTETDEERLARFATLRDSNDPCDAEEAMRLAEKLVEHYAGLVGAAVRRWRNRMPSGLRVLGFDDLHAAGLRGLWEALLNCDPSGEQPFASFASTRVSWAISLEVRRADFLKEHARREVLRSWRAVSSLENCLGREATEEEAAKASGVSVDRYRDLCLWDRRSLTSELTDPVEKYLSRTEGDPLERLCAVEEALESLKGRDQEMREAALEIGVAVEKVKGYFEIAEADETERAA; from the coding sequence ATGGCCCCCAGGTTCACGGTCGCTGCGTCGAGGGCGAAGAGGACGGAGACGGACGAGGAGAGGCTGGCTAGGTTCGCCACGCTCCGGGACTCCAACGACCCGTGCGACGCGGAAGAGGCGATGAGGCTGGCAGAAAAGCTGGTCGAGCACTACGCGGGGCTAGTGGGAGCCGCGGTCAGGCGGTGGCGAAACCGGATGCCCTCCGGCTTGCGAGTGCTGGGCTTCGACGACCTCCATGCTGCGGGACTCAGGGGGCTCTGGGAAGCGCTGCTTAACTGTGACCCGAGCGGCGAGCAGCCCTTTGCCTCTTTTGCGAGCACCCGGGTATCCTGGGCGATCAGTCTTGAGGTCAGGCGCGCGGACTTCCTAAAGGAGCACGCCAGGCGCGAGGTCTTGCGCTCGTGGCGCGCCGTAAGCAGCCTTGAGAACTGCCTCGGGCGCGAGGCCACCGAAGAGGAGGCGGCGAAAGCCTCCGGCGTGAGCGTGGACCGTTACCGCGACCTCTGTCTGTGGGACCGCCGCTCTTTGACCTCCGAGCTTACGGACCCGGTCGAGAAGTATCTCTCAAGGACCGAAGGCGACCCGCTTGAGAGGCTGTGCGCCGTCGAGGAGGCCCTGGAGAGCCTCAAAGGGCGCGACCAGGAGATGAGGGAGGCCGCCCTTGAAATCGGAGTAGCGGTCGAGAAGGTCAAAGGTTACTTCGAGATAGCCGAAGCGGACGAGACGGAGAGGGCGGCATGA